One stretch of Mangifera indica cultivar Alphonso chromosome 9, CATAS_Mindica_2.1, whole genome shotgun sequence DNA includes these proteins:
- the LOC123225785 gene encoding UMP-CMP kinase isoform X3, with translation MWRRLSSLSPLISASTSSSLNQAAYKFKIWESFTSNIPAQAKGGMFSKGKTPFITFVLGGPGSGKGTQCTKIVNNYGFKHISAGELLRREIASNSEYGTMILSTIKDGKIVPSEVTVKLIQKEMESSDSHRFLIDGFPRTEENRIAFEKIIGVEPDLVLFFDCPQEEMVKRVLNRNEGRVDDNIDTIKKRLMVFEALNLPVINYYSQRGKLYTINAVGTVDEIFEQVRPVFAAAEMIDEAYAMIVEKNGG, from the exons ATGTGGAGGCGCCTATCTTCACTTTCTCCTTTGATCTCTGCCTCAACTTCATCCTCTCTTAACCAG GCAGCTTATAAATTCAAGATATGGGAATCATTTACCTCAAATATACCAGCTCAG GCAAAAGGTGGAATGTTCTCAAAAGGAAAAACTCCATTCATAACTTTTGTCTTGG GTGGCCCTGGTAGTGGAAAGGGTACTCAATGTACTAAGATTGTtaacaattatggattcaagCATATAAGTGCGGGAGAATTGTTGAGGAGAGAAATAGCTTCTAACAGTGAATATGG CACCATGATTCTCAGCACAATTAAGGATGGAAAAATTGTTCCATCAGAAGTAACTGtcaaattgatccaaaaggAGATGGAATCAAGTGATAGCCATAGATTCCTCATCGATGGTTTTCCACGAACTGAGGAGAATCGCATTGCTTTTGAGAAAATT ATTGGAGTAGAACCAGATcttgttcttttctttgattGTCCTCAAGAGGAGATGGTGAAAAGAGTTCTGAACCGTAATGAG GGTCGAGTTGATGATAACATTGATACAATCAAGAAACGACTCATGGTATTTGAAGCATTAAATCTTCCTGTTATCAATTACTATTCACAGAGGGGAAAACTTTATACG ATCAACGCTGTAGGTACAGTAGATGAAATATTTGAGCAAGTTCGCCCAGTTTTTGCTGCAG CAGAAATGATTGATGAGGCTTATGCGATGATAGTAGAGAAAAATGGAGGTTGA
- the LOC123225785 gene encoding UMP-CMP kinase isoform X1: MWRRLSSLSPLISASTSSSLNQAAYKFKIWESFTSNIPAQAKGGMFSKGKTPFITFVLGGPGSGKGTQCTKIVNNYGFKHISAGELLRREIASNSEYGTMILSTIKDGKIVPSEVTVKLIQKEMESSDSHRFLIDGFPRTEENRIAFEKIIGVEPDLVLFFDCPQEEMVKRVLNRNEGRVDDNIDTIKKRLMVFEALNLPVINYYSQRGKLYTINAVGTVDEIFEQVRPVFAAGKDLLWGREALQNILPTWIEPNLIDRLPVQLLDVVHWQHCSTHLCLSDVHLCYFFSLLFVIQMPSESLVCCTLYFYRHSLAWVHCSSSYLALDC, translated from the exons ATGTGGAGGCGCCTATCTTCACTTTCTCCTTTGATCTCTGCCTCAACTTCATCCTCTCTTAACCAG GCAGCTTATAAATTCAAGATATGGGAATCATTTACCTCAAATATACCAGCTCAG GCAAAAGGTGGAATGTTCTCAAAAGGAAAAACTCCATTCATAACTTTTGTCTTGG GTGGCCCTGGTAGTGGAAAGGGTACTCAATGTACTAAGATTGTtaacaattatggattcaagCATATAAGTGCGGGAGAATTGTTGAGGAGAGAAATAGCTTCTAACAGTGAATATGG CACCATGATTCTCAGCACAATTAAGGATGGAAAAATTGTTCCATCAGAAGTAACTGtcaaattgatccaaaaggAGATGGAATCAAGTGATAGCCATAGATTCCTCATCGATGGTTTTCCACGAACTGAGGAGAATCGCATTGCTTTTGAGAAAATT ATTGGAGTAGAACCAGATcttgttcttttctttgattGTCCTCAAGAGGAGATGGTGAAAAGAGTTCTGAACCGTAATGAG GGTCGAGTTGATGATAACATTGATACAATCAAGAAACGACTCATGGTATTTGAAGCATTAAATCTTCCTGTTATCAATTACTATTCACAGAGGGGAAAACTTTATACG ATCAACGCTGTAGGTACAGTAGATGAAATATTTGAGCAAGTTCGCCCAGTTTTTGCTGCAG GGAAAGACCTTCTTTGGGGTAGGGAAGCTTTGCAAAATATTCTCCCAACTTGGATAGAACCGAACTTAATCGACCGACTTCCCGTTCAGTTGTTGGACGTTGTTCATTGGCAGCATTGCTCCACCCATCTTTGTTTGTCGGATGTTCATCTTTGCTACTTTTTTTCCCTGTTGTTTGTCATTCAAATGCCTTCTGAATCTTTGGTTTGTTGCACTCTCTACTTTTACCGTCATAGCCTAGCTTGGGTTCATTGTTCGTCATCATATCTAGCGCTCGATTGCTAG
- the LOC123225785 gene encoding UMP-CMP kinase isoform X4: protein MWRRLSSLSPLISASTSSSLNQAAYKFKIWESFTSNIPAQAKGGMFSKGKTPFITFVLGGPGSGKGTQCTKIVNNYGFKHISAGELLRREIASNSEYGTMILSTIKDGKIVPSEVTVKLIQKEMESSDSHRFLIDGFPRTEENRIAFEKIIGVEPDLVLFFDCPQEEMVKRVLNRNEGRVDDNIDTIKKRLMVFEALNLPVINYYSQRGKLYTINAVGTVDEIFEQVRPVFAAVADWMNRTHTESQVT from the exons ATGTGGAGGCGCCTATCTTCACTTTCTCCTTTGATCTCTGCCTCAACTTCATCCTCTCTTAACCAG GCAGCTTATAAATTCAAGATATGGGAATCATTTACCTCAAATATACCAGCTCAG GCAAAAGGTGGAATGTTCTCAAAAGGAAAAACTCCATTCATAACTTTTGTCTTGG GTGGCCCTGGTAGTGGAAAGGGTACTCAATGTACTAAGATTGTtaacaattatggattcaagCATATAAGTGCGGGAGAATTGTTGAGGAGAGAAATAGCTTCTAACAGTGAATATGG CACCATGATTCTCAGCACAATTAAGGATGGAAAAATTGTTCCATCAGAAGTAACTGtcaaattgatccaaaaggAGATGGAATCAAGTGATAGCCATAGATTCCTCATCGATGGTTTTCCACGAACTGAGGAGAATCGCATTGCTTTTGAGAAAATT ATTGGAGTAGAACCAGATcttgttcttttctttgattGTCCTCAAGAGGAGATGGTGAAAAGAGTTCTGAACCGTAATGAG GGTCGAGTTGATGATAACATTGATACAATCAAGAAACGACTCATGGTATTTGAAGCATTAAATCTTCCTGTTATCAATTACTATTCACAGAGGGGAAAACTTTATACG ATCAACGCTGTAGGTACAGTAGATGAAATATTTGAGCAAGTTCGCCCAGTTTTTGCTGCAG TAGCTGATTGGATGAATCGTACTCATACTGAGTCACAAGTAACATAA
- the LOC123225785 gene encoding UMP-CMP kinase isoform X2, whose protein sequence is MWRRLSSLSPLISASTSSSLNQAAYKFKIWESFTSNIPAQAKGGMFSKGKTPFITFVLGGPGSGKGTQCTKIVNNYGFKHISAGELLRREIASNSEYGTMILSTIKDGKIVPSEVTVKLIQKEMESSDSHRFLIDGFPRTEENRIAFEKIIGVEPDLVLFFDCPQEEMVKRVLNRNEGRVDDNIDTIKKRLMVFEALNLPVINYYSQRGKLYTINAVGTVDEIFEQVRPVFAAVSLPLTVFLTQATFGGHAMFVRERPSLG, encoded by the exons ATGTGGAGGCGCCTATCTTCACTTTCTCCTTTGATCTCTGCCTCAACTTCATCCTCTCTTAACCAG GCAGCTTATAAATTCAAGATATGGGAATCATTTACCTCAAATATACCAGCTCAG GCAAAAGGTGGAATGTTCTCAAAAGGAAAAACTCCATTCATAACTTTTGTCTTGG GTGGCCCTGGTAGTGGAAAGGGTACTCAATGTACTAAGATTGTtaacaattatggattcaagCATATAAGTGCGGGAGAATTGTTGAGGAGAGAAATAGCTTCTAACAGTGAATATGG CACCATGATTCTCAGCACAATTAAGGATGGAAAAATTGTTCCATCAGAAGTAACTGtcaaattgatccaaaaggAGATGGAATCAAGTGATAGCCATAGATTCCTCATCGATGGTTTTCCACGAACTGAGGAGAATCGCATTGCTTTTGAGAAAATT ATTGGAGTAGAACCAGATcttgttcttttctttgattGTCCTCAAGAGGAGATGGTGAAAAGAGTTCTGAACCGTAATGAG GGTCGAGTTGATGATAACATTGATACAATCAAGAAACGACTCATGGTATTTGAAGCATTAAATCTTCCTGTTATCAATTACTATTCACAGAGGGGAAAACTTTATACG ATCAACGCTGTAGGTACAGTAGATGAAATATTTGAGCAAGTTCGCCCAGTTTTTGCTGCAG TTTCTCTTCCGCTAACAGTCTTCCTCACACAAGCTACCTTTGGTGGTCATGCAATGTTCGTCAGGGAAAGACCTTCTTTGGGGTAG
- the LOC123225785 gene encoding UMP-CMP kinase isoform X7 has translation MWRRLSSLSPLISASTSSSLNQAAYKFKIWESFTSNIPAQAKGGMFSKGKTPFITFVLGGPGSGKGTQCTKIVNNYGFKHISAGELLRREIASNSEYGTMILSTIKDGKIVPSEVTVKLIQKEMESSDSHRFLIDGFPRTEENRIAFEKIIGVEPDLVLFFDCPQEEMVKRVLNRNEGRVDDNIDTIKKRLMVFEALNLPVINYYSQRGKLYTINAVGTVDEIFEQVRPVFAAGCFVCAHHLFVEIP, from the exons ATGTGGAGGCGCCTATCTTCACTTTCTCCTTTGATCTCTGCCTCAACTTCATCCTCTCTTAACCAG GCAGCTTATAAATTCAAGATATGGGAATCATTTACCTCAAATATACCAGCTCAG GCAAAAGGTGGAATGTTCTCAAAAGGAAAAACTCCATTCATAACTTTTGTCTTGG GTGGCCCTGGTAGTGGAAAGGGTACTCAATGTACTAAGATTGTtaacaattatggattcaagCATATAAGTGCGGGAGAATTGTTGAGGAGAGAAATAGCTTCTAACAGTGAATATGG CACCATGATTCTCAGCACAATTAAGGATGGAAAAATTGTTCCATCAGAAGTAACTGtcaaattgatccaaaaggAGATGGAATCAAGTGATAGCCATAGATTCCTCATCGATGGTTTTCCACGAACTGAGGAGAATCGCATTGCTTTTGAGAAAATT ATTGGAGTAGAACCAGATcttgttcttttctttgattGTCCTCAAGAGGAGATGGTGAAAAGAGTTCTGAACCGTAATGAG GGTCGAGTTGATGATAACATTGATACAATCAAGAAACGACTCATGGTATTTGAAGCATTAAATCTTCCTGTTATCAATTACTATTCACAGAGGGGAAAACTTTATACG ATCAACGCTGTAGGTACAGTAGATGAAATATTTGAGCAAGTTCGCCCAGTTTTTGCTGCAG GTTGTTTTGTTTGTGCTCACCATCTATTTGTAGAAATTCCCTAG
- the LOC123225785 gene encoding UMP-CMP kinase isoform X5: MWRRLSSLSPLISASTSSSLNQAAYKFKIWESFTSNIPAQAKGGMFSKGKTPFITFVLGGPGSGKGTQCTKIVNNYGFKHISAGELLRREIASNSEYGTMILSTIKDGKIVPSEVTVKLIQKEMESSDSHRFLIDGFPRTEENRIAFEKIIGVEPDLVLFFDCPQEEMVKRVLNRNEGRVDDNIDTIKKRLMVFEALNLPVINYYSQRGKLYTINAVGTVDEIFEQVRPVFAAGWLKQPKWKLDRGLK; encoded by the exons ATGTGGAGGCGCCTATCTTCACTTTCTCCTTTGATCTCTGCCTCAACTTCATCCTCTCTTAACCAG GCAGCTTATAAATTCAAGATATGGGAATCATTTACCTCAAATATACCAGCTCAG GCAAAAGGTGGAATGTTCTCAAAAGGAAAAACTCCATTCATAACTTTTGTCTTGG GTGGCCCTGGTAGTGGAAAGGGTACTCAATGTACTAAGATTGTtaacaattatggattcaagCATATAAGTGCGGGAGAATTGTTGAGGAGAGAAATAGCTTCTAACAGTGAATATGG CACCATGATTCTCAGCACAATTAAGGATGGAAAAATTGTTCCATCAGAAGTAACTGtcaaattgatccaaaaggAGATGGAATCAAGTGATAGCCATAGATTCCTCATCGATGGTTTTCCACGAACTGAGGAGAATCGCATTGCTTTTGAGAAAATT ATTGGAGTAGAACCAGATcttgttcttttctttgattGTCCTCAAGAGGAGATGGTGAAAAGAGTTCTGAACCGTAATGAG GGTCGAGTTGATGATAACATTGATACAATCAAGAAACGACTCATGGTATTTGAAGCATTAAATCTTCCTGTTATCAATTACTATTCACAGAGGGGAAAACTTTATACG ATCAACGCTGTAGGTACAGTAGATGAAATATTTGAGCAAGTTCGCCCAGTTTTTGCTGCAG GTTGGTTGAAGCAGCCGAAGTGGAAATTGGACAGAGGATTGAAATAG
- the LOC123225785 gene encoding UMP-CMP kinase isoform X11, translating into MWRRLSSLSPLISASTSSSLNQAAYKFKIWESFTSNIPAQAKGGMFSKGKTPFITFVLGGPGSGKGTQCTKIVNNYGFKHISAGELLRREIASNSEYGTMILSTIKDGKIVPSEVTVKLIQKEMESSDSHRFLIDGFPRTEENRIAFEKIIGVEPDLVLFFDCPQEEMVKRVLNRNEGRVDDNIDTIKKRLMVFEALNLPVINYYSQRGKLYTINAVGTVDEIFEQVRPVFAADFHL; encoded by the exons ATGTGGAGGCGCCTATCTTCACTTTCTCCTTTGATCTCTGCCTCAACTTCATCCTCTCTTAACCAG GCAGCTTATAAATTCAAGATATGGGAATCATTTACCTCAAATATACCAGCTCAG GCAAAAGGTGGAATGTTCTCAAAAGGAAAAACTCCATTCATAACTTTTGTCTTGG GTGGCCCTGGTAGTGGAAAGGGTACTCAATGTACTAAGATTGTtaacaattatggattcaagCATATAAGTGCGGGAGAATTGTTGAGGAGAGAAATAGCTTCTAACAGTGAATATGG CACCATGATTCTCAGCACAATTAAGGATGGAAAAATTGTTCCATCAGAAGTAACTGtcaaattgatccaaaaggAGATGGAATCAAGTGATAGCCATAGATTCCTCATCGATGGTTTTCCACGAACTGAGGAGAATCGCATTGCTTTTGAGAAAATT ATTGGAGTAGAACCAGATcttgttcttttctttgattGTCCTCAAGAGGAGATGGTGAAAAGAGTTCTGAACCGTAATGAG GGTCGAGTTGATGATAACATTGATACAATCAAGAAACGACTCATGGTATTTGAAGCATTAAATCTTCCTGTTATCAATTACTATTCACAGAGGGGAAAACTTTATACG ATCAACGCTGTAGGTACAGTAGATGAAATATTTGAGCAAGTTCGCCCAGTTTTTGCTGCAG attttcatctttga
- the LOC123225785 gene encoding UMP-CMP kinase isoform X10: protein MWRRLSSLSPLISASTSSSLNQAAYKFKIWESFTSNIPAQAKGGMFSKGKTPFITFVLGGPGSGKGTQCTKIVNNYGFKHISAGELLRREIASNSEYGTMILSTIKDGKIVPSEVTVKLIQKEMESSDSHRFLIDGFPRTEENRIAFEKIIGVEPDLVLFFDCPQEEMVKRVLNRNEGRVDDNIDTIKKRLMVFEALNLPVINYYSQRGKLYTINAVGTVDEIFEQVRPVFAAACEPS, encoded by the exons ATGTGGAGGCGCCTATCTTCACTTTCTCCTTTGATCTCTGCCTCAACTTCATCCTCTCTTAACCAG GCAGCTTATAAATTCAAGATATGGGAATCATTTACCTCAAATATACCAGCTCAG GCAAAAGGTGGAATGTTCTCAAAAGGAAAAACTCCATTCATAACTTTTGTCTTGG GTGGCCCTGGTAGTGGAAAGGGTACTCAATGTACTAAGATTGTtaacaattatggattcaagCATATAAGTGCGGGAGAATTGTTGAGGAGAGAAATAGCTTCTAACAGTGAATATGG CACCATGATTCTCAGCACAATTAAGGATGGAAAAATTGTTCCATCAGAAGTAACTGtcaaattgatccaaaaggAGATGGAATCAAGTGATAGCCATAGATTCCTCATCGATGGTTTTCCACGAACTGAGGAGAATCGCATTGCTTTTGAGAAAATT ATTGGAGTAGAACCAGATcttgttcttttctttgattGTCCTCAAGAGGAGATGGTGAAAAGAGTTCTGAACCGTAATGAG GGTCGAGTTGATGATAACATTGATACAATCAAGAAACGACTCATGGTATTTGAAGCATTAAATCTTCCTGTTATCAATTACTATTCACAGAGGGGAAAACTTTATACG ATCAACGCTGTAGGTACAGTAGATGAAATATTTGAGCAAGTTCGCCCAGTTTTTGCTGCAG CCTGTGAACCTAGTTGA
- the LOC123225785 gene encoding UMP-CMP kinase isoform X12 has product MWRRLSSLSPLISASTSSSLNQAAYKFKIWESFTSNIPAQAKGGMFSKGKTPFITFVLGGPGSGKGTQCTKIVNNYGFKHISAGELLRREIASNSEYGTMILSTIKDGKIVPSEVTVKLIQKEMESSDSHRFLIDGFPRTEENRIAFEKIIGVEPDLVLFFDCPQEEMVKRVLNRNEGRVDDNIDTIKKRLMVFEALNLPVINYYSQRGKLYTINAVGTVDEIFEQVRPVFAAEIP; this is encoded by the exons ATGTGGAGGCGCCTATCTTCACTTTCTCCTTTGATCTCTGCCTCAACTTCATCCTCTCTTAACCAG GCAGCTTATAAATTCAAGATATGGGAATCATTTACCTCAAATATACCAGCTCAG GCAAAAGGTGGAATGTTCTCAAAAGGAAAAACTCCATTCATAACTTTTGTCTTGG GTGGCCCTGGTAGTGGAAAGGGTACTCAATGTACTAAGATTGTtaacaattatggattcaagCATATAAGTGCGGGAGAATTGTTGAGGAGAGAAATAGCTTCTAACAGTGAATATGG CACCATGATTCTCAGCACAATTAAGGATGGAAAAATTGTTCCATCAGAAGTAACTGtcaaattgatccaaaaggAGATGGAATCAAGTGATAGCCATAGATTCCTCATCGATGGTTTTCCACGAACTGAGGAGAATCGCATTGCTTTTGAGAAAATT ATTGGAGTAGAACCAGATcttgttcttttctttgattGTCCTCAAGAGGAGATGGTGAAAAGAGTTCTGAACCGTAATGAG GGTCGAGTTGATGATAACATTGATACAATCAAGAAACGACTCATGGTATTTGAAGCATTAAATCTTCCTGTTATCAATTACTATTCACAGAGGGGAAAACTTTATACG ATCAACGCTGTAGGTACAGTAGATGAAATATTTGAGCAAGTTCGCCCAGTTTTTGCTGCAG AAATTCCCTAG
- the LOC123225785 gene encoding UMP-CMP kinase isoform X9 codes for MWRRLSSLSPLISASTSSSLNQAAYKFKIWESFTSNIPAQAKGGMFSKGKTPFITFVLGGPGSGKGTQCTKIVNNYGFKHISAGELLRREIASNSEYGTMILSTIKDGKIVPSEVTVKLIQKEMESSDSHRFLIDGFPRTEENRIAFEKIIGVEPDLVLFFDCPQEEMVKRVLNRNEGRVDDNIDTIKKRLMVFEALNLPVINYYSQRGKLYTINAVGTVDEIFEQVRPVFAADYIYIGWRSK; via the exons ATGTGGAGGCGCCTATCTTCACTTTCTCCTTTGATCTCTGCCTCAACTTCATCCTCTCTTAACCAG GCAGCTTATAAATTCAAGATATGGGAATCATTTACCTCAAATATACCAGCTCAG GCAAAAGGTGGAATGTTCTCAAAAGGAAAAACTCCATTCATAACTTTTGTCTTGG GTGGCCCTGGTAGTGGAAAGGGTACTCAATGTACTAAGATTGTtaacaattatggattcaagCATATAAGTGCGGGAGAATTGTTGAGGAGAGAAATAGCTTCTAACAGTGAATATGG CACCATGATTCTCAGCACAATTAAGGATGGAAAAATTGTTCCATCAGAAGTAACTGtcaaattgatccaaaaggAGATGGAATCAAGTGATAGCCATAGATTCCTCATCGATGGTTTTCCACGAACTGAGGAGAATCGCATTGCTTTTGAGAAAATT ATTGGAGTAGAACCAGATcttgttcttttctttgattGTCCTCAAGAGGAGATGGTGAAAAGAGTTCTGAACCGTAATGAG GGTCGAGTTGATGATAACATTGATACAATCAAGAAACGACTCATGGTATTTGAAGCATTAAATCTTCCTGTTATCAATTACTATTCACAGAGGGGAAAACTTTATACG ATCAACGCTGTAGGTACAGTAGATGAAATATTTGAGCAAGTTCGCCCAGTTTTTGCTGCAG ACTATATTTACATCGGTTGGCGTTCCAAATGA
- the LOC123225785 gene encoding UMP-CMP kinase isoform X6, protein MWRRLSSLSPLISASTSSSLNQAAYKFKIWESFTSNIPAQAKGGMFSKGKTPFITFVLGGPGSGKGTQCTKIVNNYGFKHISAGELLRREIASNSEYGTMILSTIKDGKIVPSEVTVKLIQKEMESSDSHRFLIDGFPRTEENRIAFEKIIGVEPDLVLFFDCPQEEMVKRVLNRNEGRVDDNIDTIKKRLMVFEALNLPVINYYSQRGKLYTINAVGTVDEIFEQVRPVFAAADWMNRTHTESQVT, encoded by the exons ATGTGGAGGCGCCTATCTTCACTTTCTCCTTTGATCTCTGCCTCAACTTCATCCTCTCTTAACCAG GCAGCTTATAAATTCAAGATATGGGAATCATTTACCTCAAATATACCAGCTCAG GCAAAAGGTGGAATGTTCTCAAAAGGAAAAACTCCATTCATAACTTTTGTCTTGG GTGGCCCTGGTAGTGGAAAGGGTACTCAATGTACTAAGATTGTtaacaattatggattcaagCATATAAGTGCGGGAGAATTGTTGAGGAGAGAAATAGCTTCTAACAGTGAATATGG CACCATGATTCTCAGCACAATTAAGGATGGAAAAATTGTTCCATCAGAAGTAACTGtcaaattgatccaaaaggAGATGGAATCAAGTGATAGCCATAGATTCCTCATCGATGGTTTTCCACGAACTGAGGAGAATCGCATTGCTTTTGAGAAAATT ATTGGAGTAGAACCAGATcttgttcttttctttgattGTCCTCAAGAGGAGATGGTGAAAAGAGTTCTGAACCGTAATGAG GGTCGAGTTGATGATAACATTGATACAATCAAGAAACGACTCATGGTATTTGAAGCATTAAATCTTCCTGTTATCAATTACTATTCACAGAGGGGAAAACTTTATACG ATCAACGCTGTAGGTACAGTAGATGAAATATTTGAGCAAGTTCGCCCAGTTTTTGCTGCAG CTGATTGGATGAATCGTACTCATACTGAGTCACAAGTAACATAA
- the LOC123225785 gene encoding UMP-CMP kinase isoform X8 — protein MWRRLSSLSPLISASTSSSLNQAAYKFKIWESFTSNIPAQAKGGMFSKGKTPFITFVLGGPGSGKGTQCTKIVNNYGFKHISAGELLRREIASNSEYGTMILSTIKDGKIVPSEVTVKLIQKEMESSDSHRFLIDGFPRTEENRIAFEKIIGVEPDLVLFFDCPQEEMVKRVLNRNEGRVDDNIDTIKKRLMVFEALNLPVINYYSQRGKLYTINAVGTVDEIFEQVRPVFAAGVDILCKDSGKL, from the exons ATGTGGAGGCGCCTATCTTCACTTTCTCCTTTGATCTCTGCCTCAACTTCATCCTCTCTTAACCAG GCAGCTTATAAATTCAAGATATGGGAATCATTTACCTCAAATATACCAGCTCAG GCAAAAGGTGGAATGTTCTCAAAAGGAAAAACTCCATTCATAACTTTTGTCTTGG GTGGCCCTGGTAGTGGAAAGGGTACTCAATGTACTAAGATTGTtaacaattatggattcaagCATATAAGTGCGGGAGAATTGTTGAGGAGAGAAATAGCTTCTAACAGTGAATATGG CACCATGATTCTCAGCACAATTAAGGATGGAAAAATTGTTCCATCAGAAGTAACTGtcaaattgatccaaaaggAGATGGAATCAAGTGATAGCCATAGATTCCTCATCGATGGTTTTCCACGAACTGAGGAGAATCGCATTGCTTTTGAGAAAATT ATTGGAGTAGAACCAGATcttgttcttttctttgattGTCCTCAAGAGGAGATGGTGAAAAGAGTTCTGAACCGTAATGAG GGTCGAGTTGATGATAACATTGATACAATCAAGAAACGACTCATGGTATTTGAAGCATTAAATCTTCCTGTTATCAATTACTATTCACAGAGGGGAAAACTTTATACG ATCAACGCTGTAGGTACAGTAGATGAAATATTTGAGCAAGTTCGCCCAGTTTTTGCTGCAG GAGTGGATATTCTCTGCAAGGATTCTGGGAAATTGTAG
- the LOC123225419 gene encoding 21 kDa protein-like, whose amino-acid sequence MARAASLLLLSVLYFTTTAMAAAPATEHSGDTTFIKTSCKSTSYPALCVRSLSAYADAIQQNPRQLVLTALSVSLSRAESAKSFVMELKKLKNLKNREIEAIADCLEEMGDTVYGLSKSIKEMKHLGQAKDQEFLWHMSNVETWVSAALTDENTCVDGFASKALNGNIKDSIKSEIINVAKVTSNALALINNFAASQ is encoded by the coding sequence ATGGCAAGAGCCGCTTCTCTTCTACTCCTCTCGGTATTATACTTCACCACCACGGCCATGGCGGCAGCCCCCGCCACTGAGCACTCCGGTGACACGACCTTCATAAAAACCTCATGCAAATCCACCAGTTACCCCGCCCTCTGCGTGCGCTCTCTTTCAGCTTACGCCGACGCAATCCAACAGAACCCGCGCCAGTTGGTTCTCACGGCCTTGTCGGTGAGCCTGTCGAGGGCGGAGTCGGCTAAATCATTTGTCATGGAGTTGAAGAAGCTTAAGAACTTGAAGAACAGGGAGATCGAAGCCATTGCAGACTGCCTGGAAGAGATGGGCGACACTGTGTACGGGCTCAGCAAGTCGATTAAGGAGATGAAGCACCTGGGTCAAGCCAAAGATCAGGAATTTTTGTGGCACATGAGCAATGTGGAGACCTGGGTCAGCGCCGCTCTCACTGATGAAAACACTTGCGTTGATGGGTTCGCCAGCAAGGCTTTGAATGGGAACATCAAGGATTCGATTaagagtgaaattattaatGTTGCAAAAGTTACTAGCAATGCCCTGGCCTTGATTAACAACTTTGCTGCATCACAATGA
- the LOC123225420 gene encoding pectinesterase inhibitor 4-like codes for MEAKICSNFQPLNSKYVLSFLFTFFFLTAMAYNTVQNDPVELCKTSLSKTLKTASSTSALVKKIAKSGGLISAEKGIVNDCVELIGDSVDQLKNSLNEMDRLKTGPYRSFQIDSIKTWVSAAITDGTTCTDELEEGKVRESLKNKIEESVKNLTGQIINSLALINSNLH; via the coding sequence ATGGAGGCAAAAATTTGCTCAAATTTTCAGCCCTTAAATTCAAAGTATGTCCTTTCTTTCCTCTTCACCTTCTTTTTCTTGACAGCCATGGCATACAATACAGTACAAAATGATCCTGTGGAGCTCTGCAAAACTTCCTTatccaaaaccctaaaaacggCAAGTAGCACTTCTGCCTTGGTGAAGAAGATAGCGAAAAGTGGAGGGCTGATTTCTGCAGAGAAGGGAATTGTCAACGATTGCGTCGAACTTATTGGCGACAGCGTCGATCAGCTGAAGAATTCTTTAAATGAAATGGATCGTCTAAAAACGGGGCCGTATCGAAGTTTTCAAATAGATAGcatcaaaacttgggttagCGCTGCCATAACTGATGGGACTACATGCACAGATGAACTTGAAGAAGGCAAAGTGAGAGAATCTCTGAAGAACAAGATCGAAGAAAGCGTCAAGAATCTTACTGGGCAAATAATAAACTCTTTGGCTCTTATCAACAGTAATCTTCACTGA